From the Acidicapsa ligni genome, one window contains:
- a CDS encoding type II toxin-antitoxin system VapC family toxin, with protein sequence MSCYFLDSTAFMKLFVQEAGTDAIIRLMEATEDNRKLISAGTPLEVYAALKRRERAGQISPSDGESARGILRLEAARMVQQPLNPAVLEAARQLLDRRELRSVEALQLGAAVVAREMFQGMEVVFVSSDARLLEAAKSERFRVLNPVEEEV encoded by the coding sequence GTGAGCTGTTATTTCCTTGATTCCACAGCTTTTATGAAATTGTTCGTACAGGAAGCCGGGACGGACGCAATTATTCGGCTGATGGAAGCTACAGAGGATAACCGGAAGCTGATCTCGGCTGGCACTCCGCTGGAGGTGTATGCGGCTCTGAAGCGACGTGAGCGCGCAGGCCAGATTTCACCTTCGGATGGAGAATCGGCGCGAGGGATTTTGCGGCTGGAAGCAGCTCGCATGGTGCAGCAGCCCCTGAATCCAGCCGTGCTGGAAGCAGCGCGGCAACTGCTCGACCGGCGCGAACTGCGATCGGTAGAGGCACTCCAGCTTGGCGCCGCAGTCGTGGCGCGGGAGATGTTCCAAGGGATGGAAGTTGTCTTCGTCAGCTCCGACGCGCGTTTGCTCGAAGCTGCGAAAAGCGAACGATTCCGCGTCCTGAATCCAGTGGAAGAAGAAGTCTAA